In Pirellulales bacterium, the genomic window CGGCTTTCCAGCCTGGAAGTTGTTTGGGCTCGAATACTTTTCATTGATGGGCGTGGGAGTGCCTGGCGTCGGGCCGTACAAGGTGCGCAATCCTGAGCATTTTCTATTTCGCGAGCCGATCTCGCTCGACCTGCGTGCCGGGGACTCGTTCTGCGGAGCCGGGGACAAGGCGTTGCCGCAGCCGATCGGCCACGAAGGGGACGTGCGCGTCTCGATGATCGCGAAGTATCTTGTCGAAGCGCCGCCCCCCGGTGCCATACAGCCCACGGAGGATCCTGCTGGCATCTCGTTATTGGCGGATGGGTTCGTGGATGCCGAGAAAATTCCCTTCGCCTGGGACTATTTTCAGCGACCCGTTCCCTTCGGCAAAGGGCCACAGATTTCCGTTGGCGCCGAGATGATCTATTGGGAGCGTCCTGCCGGAGGTCGCGTGTTTCATTCAGGATCGATCAATTCTGGATCGACGCTGGCGCTCGACGACAAGTGGTCGGGGCTGATGCAAAATGTGCTAAGTCATTTTGGCGCGAAGCAAGCGTGAAGTAGCTCTGAGGCATTTATCGGTGGGTTCGTAAGTCGCCGCCGCCAAAGCTGGCAAGAAACGGGACAGAAACAGGCATCGTCCGCGACAAATGCGGACGGGCCCATTCCCCTGGAAGGAGGCATTTGTGGCGGCTTCCGATCCGACCAGCATGTCGCCGCCTCACTCGGTGGCAGTTAGCCGTGGTTTTTGGCGGACTGTCCCCTGGCTGATGATGGTGGTCGCCTGCGGCCACTTCAATCGCATCGGCATCTCGGTCGCGGGAACCGAGCGGATCATTTCTCAGTACGACCTCGCTCCGCAGCAGATGGGCATGGTCTATTCGGCTTTTCTGCTCTGTTACACACTAGCCATGATTCCCGGGGGATGGTTCATCGATCGCTACGGGGCGCGGGCTGCGCTACTGGTGTGGGGAATTGGCTCGACGGTGTTTGTGGCCCTTTCCGGCGGGGTCGGCCTTGTGGCTGGGACCGCTTCGACGCTCTTAGCGGGACTGCTGGTCGTGCGCGCGCTGCTGGGGATCGTGAACGCGCCCTTGCACCCGGCATCGGCACGTATGGTTTACGAACACGTCTCACCGAGATCGAAAGCACTCGCCAACGGACTCGTGACATTTGCGGCCTGCCTGGGAATCGCGTCGACATACAAAGTGTTGGGAGGATTGATCGATCGCTTCGACTGGCCGACGGCGCTGTTATTTTCTAGCGCGTTGACGCTGGTCGTCACGGGGATTTGGGCCGGCGTGTCGCGTCCACGGTCGTTTGCAGAAGGTGATCATTCGCCTTCACACCAGCAGCACTTCGATTGGTCGTCCCTGTTACTTGTTCTACGGCACCGCAATGTGGTTTGCATAACGCTCAGCTATACGGCGATGGGATACTTCCAGTATGTGTTCTTCTATTGGATCGAGTATTTCTTCGAGAGCGTGCAACATGAATCACGTCAGGTCGCCCGCGACTATTCCATGTGGGTAACGCTGGCGATGGGGGCGGGAATGGTGTTGGGAGGTGTTCTCGCGGATCGGGTGCCGCGCAGCCTGCCGCCACGCGTGCGCGGGGCGATCGTTCCGGCGCTCTCGATGCTCTTTAGCGGCCTGGCTTTCGAAGCCGGACTGCTGGCAACGGATCCACAAGTCACGCTGGCGGCGTTTGCCTTGGCCGCGGCGTGTATTGGTGGCTGCGAAGGTTCGTTCTGGACGACAGCGGTCGGGCTAGGGGGACGATACGGCGGAATCGTGGCAGGATTGATGAATATGGGCGGCAACACGGGCGGCACCCTCTCGCCGTGGATTCTGCCGCTACTGGGAGGGGTCTTTGCCCGGGAGTATGGCTCTGACGTCGGCTGGCGGCTGAGTATGTCTGTGGCCGGCGTGATCGTGATTTTGGGCGCCGCATTGTGGTGGGGCATCTGCCCTGACGAGGACAATAACAGCGTGATTTCCGCACCGGGCGCAACGAGTTTTTGAATCATCGCACCAGGACGTGTTGAATGCATACAGTCATCGCCGGCCTCCGTGATTCCGTGAGTTCATTCCTAACGCGGGAAAATCTCCGGATGATCGTCTGCGATCCAACCTGCGCGCAATCGAAAGCCTGATTGCTATTCTGGTGGGACTGGCTCATCATCAATAGCATGTGTTGCCTGGCGCACGGGCCCCGCCTGCTGTGGCCAGGCTGTCGCTTCGCGTCAGAATGAACCGGTTTTGATGTTTACCTTGAACGCTCTGCGAATTGACGATGTTCGATCCTGAAGATCTTGAGGCCCTGGCCGATGCCGTCCATACGCTGGAAAATCCAGGTCTGGCGATCCAAATCACCAACGTCGTCGGGCAACCGATGGAATACGCGCTCAAGAGTCTGCCCGACGAGATTTCGCAACGTATCGCATCGATCACGAATGCCGCCCTGCTTTCCGCACTGCGTGTAGCCACGTCGACGTTGCGGAGCAATGGCGATGTGCGTCCGTCGAATCGGATTCACAAGGCGCTCTCGACGTTGAGCGGTGCGATCGGGGGCGCCTTTGGAATTCCGGCCCTGGCTATCGAATTGCCTTTTTCGACCACAATAATATTGCGATCCGTGGCGGATATCGCCCGTGCTCAGGGAGAGAATATCCGTTTGCCGGAAACCCAACTGGCTTGCATCGAAGTCTTTGCGTTGGGCAGCCGGTCCAAATCCGACGATGCGGCAGACACGGGCTATTATGCCACGCGTACCGTGCTGGCGCGTAGCATATCCGAAGCAGGAAAATACATCGCCGAACGAGGCCTCGCCGAGGAAGGCGCGCCGGCCATCGTGCGGCTGATTACCAATATTGCAGCCCGATTCAAACTACCGGTGTCTGCGAAGTTCGCCGCGCAGTCGATTCCGGCGATCGGCGCAGCCGGCGGCGGTGCCATAAACCTGATCTTCATTAGCCATTTCCAGGACATGGCTCGCGGCCATTTCACAGTGCGACGTTTGGAGCGCAAGTATGGAGACGGCCTGATCCGGACGGAATATGATCGGATCAAGCGCAGTAACGAAGCGGCCAAGCGATGACACGAAGCGCGGTGGGCCCATTCGCGGCCGTTTCATTTGCCATCCCCTACCGAGTAAGTAGCGCATCTATTGTTGTTACCAAGTTCGACACCTTGAAAAAGTTTGAGGAACCATGTTTTCAAAGCTGCTGAAGACCGGAATCACGTCGTTGATATTGGTGGTGATCGCACACTGCGTCTCGGCGGCCGTGCCACCGGACAAACGTTATGTGATTATCCACGCCGATGACGCAGGCATGTCCCATTCCGTCAATATGGCCACGATCGAAGGCATGGAGAAAGGGA contains:
- a CDS encoding MFS transporter, which encodes MAASDPTSMSPPHSVAVSRGFWRTVPWLMMVVACGHFNRIGISVAGTERIISQYDLAPQQMGMVYSAFLLCYTLAMIPGGWFIDRYGARAALLVWGIGSTVFVALSGGVGLVAGTASTLLAGLLVVRALLGIVNAPLHPASARMVYEHVSPRSKALANGLVTFAACLGIASTYKVLGGLIDRFDWPTALLFSSALTLVVTGIWAGVSRPRSFAEGDHSPSHQQHFDWSSLLLVLRHRNVVCITLSYTAMGYFQYVFFYWIEYFFESVQHESRQVARDYSMWVTLAMGAGMVLGGVLADRVPRSLPPRVRGAIVPALSMLFSGLAFEAGLLATDPQVTLAAFALAAACIGGCEGSFWTTAVGLGGRYGGIVAGLMNMGGNTGGTLSPWILPLLGGVFAREYGSDVGWRLSMSVAGVIVILGAALWWGICPDEDNNSVISAPGATSF
- a CDS encoding EcsC family protein, translating into MFDPEDLEALADAVHTLENPGLAIQITNVVGQPMEYALKSLPDEISQRIASITNAALLSALRVATSTLRSNGDVRPSNRIHKALSTLSGAIGGAFGIPALAIELPFSTTIILRSVADIARAQGENIRLPETQLACIEVFALGSRSKSDDAADTGYYATRTVLARSISEAGKYIAERGLAEEGAPAIVRLITNIAARFKLPVSAKFAAQSIPAIGAAGGGAINLIFISHFQDMARGHFTVRRLERKYGDGLIRTEYDRIKRSNEAAKR